From a single Endozoicomonas euniceicola genomic region:
- a CDS encoding TcdA/TcdB catalytic glycosyltransferase domain-containing protein: MPNVPAAQNNPLPKKIHFVVIGELTRAQALRIETWAKANPNWSVTLWKDQDSYFDRLVLEAMSSDLLKIDELRAKNKRQWQGDFLEKNKYKNIPVDFYTDLKIFRQRQKQMELNINHQVTSEDKTLSGVIKNWLFSNHGKSEGKTRSGVIKNWLISNHGKSEEILDDIVQEQQTIYDGLKKSNVDVVDLKSVISTLSQDEEKLYKDAAYTYADFTLARKLMQLKVLQANGGIIVDANAFPEINSDIFSESNSGDSLYAQFKNRFSDNSNSVVQKENIVHGYRNLEGKARLQALLQRVSSHFVNSEAPLEENYLLKLRKYGYGPQAESIIRASEKVSENRFFKPLGTLEMGDKKILIADSVGGNEGDIDFLVAQPNAEAITSAVKRITLFMKVEPYALEFGFETNRNIKFDKLSAEANKAVKDTRAYFKKQISDKKLNEEQKAEYLLSVLDGLFQLRNRGIIPPIDPYGDALGRRSLNMAAHALGQMDTRYSGSPYIYEPDRSKGGTHGIDLALDISTVKDTPYDHKLIISVTTFPDIMYGGALLFQRNPDQSSLALWDKNQQRLITVAGKERAVTENSKIIVSAHGNYLKIGRLSASEIADIIARVVPHGGRVKKIRCIACSLEKFSQLIDPKWESASQKTLEGTFGGSLLRALEKKGISAGVVVTQNKSTRMQHFFGYLYSFGIGSDNSDSYVQMILRKPGKSIFETRLIDGELSLKIRPGQLQFKPHGIVSNSYDRKDRKYSLTSDSQQTFDSAQLYEHLRRGNILIPATLEVIVLAAGNEDFNGKIIALGQPRYAEGLQWLLNEAMAQTRYDLWCDETREYLGLEIDIMTQMIAEEYAGISGFFSRIWSVPLTQLKKRIANGQIEVVVGSFEDVDGIIKARHPEPFSYVSQSPDFCRVAPTRKRRSASTASCRNDPEPFIDSLKLLSDDKTQIVLDGLQKDIALVDAPEDSALFKLQQEIKGYRRRVAQAALKPSPGKHSIIALDEASFASAKELASKPDSRAEAFQFIPGKSVLVSADGLVVPLVQGGSTSRVSLVGSPESFAAGLGAQCVGDVVADGRVGQLDALVSSSAQAIREAFPDSRLQDLAAVSDHQAVSPLTSALAAPAFAASFAPRGWQGHGTTLRRYWKSDVLALHPPQSQSINADIDKQLQFEQLVRNFSDWLASPEVNTPAGSDYTPLLTTLKKVNNQWHMDFIREGTKTKKNLQFTSTAPAELKNYLDSQNKAIKPSGFRHKLKKLFRPTRTSGYVSEALSLVDSVQMLMIIIQREAFFEQVSKTEGMSDSLYRALVMHSYVNMGMEATQATELAGQVVNLVKDSRPISRILPSETKVVKRIPPGGAGSAKSLATTTRLTRYGKAVKAVKFTGKALGAAGVGLMAFSTGLTAYEYSQIEDDDIKDLYRSKLIVESVGLAAALFSLVASGPVGAAVAVAVFLGMLIAEAFFAGKMKEIEIQRKLQVARQAVEKFNDIYRELNPDSFFPISEENKTRALEAVRKILTNPNKSDYGWVNDELKGALYPLSPTVVDRIFKKIKDEFGSDQFEINNKIYDFLNQEGLIPETHRETADFYFNPATNQTFSVGLKKIDLQGKQLDYGRMFFRHQHFETKKRGTTVSAVLFPLGDFTDVIYSYVESDCKAGRRLSFYQCTDGIFNVTGIMPDKIGTVIMPARLDWDFGGEYTEFDDARTIPDSGSRRFFDAIHNSGAKIKYYDTKTVKGDNPRGSSQSNTVEKGYMIQRLVREESRHTDVLLNLDYEDHDIIFPPKIREPSNTGRGLLYTVNVPDNSKNNYRLIIKDNWSINLKNLKNARSASFSLYYHGDREVQCINRYYNLYEGKHCGFSRTDDGFTFKLGGASVYFDLPKDALSEEEKNHYKVMIVDDNAGFKVAPLHNKAPIELLYFISKGPIQESAQRVRYFTEIEAAFNRNEYSYAFRLKPAPKGSTRYLFPGRFVPVILQKTIQRVFLQVWYDRSNNIEITFCRQPGEEQGHIIPVTGAPNTGYYFYNRHVRWLYFEPASLQSSSRTCHYNKTFSAKGRLALNYEIKSYKVTDDPEPQLMVMTDAGVWFTLERPVPGPVVHPFNVTPVFISTTFFTHDKALDQVADSEPSTRFLPVNLVRKDNASHLLRSGFYDTKNKVVMTYLSSAIDFYDKEQMEARCLAGSNGRKVIRLTYSDASKQYQLASEDDIARRQSVTTDCVEITGLGGVYLKLAPELTRSIIKDHSPVHSFRKGDTVYYVMHSSTVGALYYVSIERPRVDYADLLTTSPGTLNLVTFGRSALNVRDGKGDFLDVRSLKNGILAFTRNGYILMIPNDALLNGTHLGSAPLETYQFTGWHYGYSDNDESIRLSLPSLADASREYYQLPKDSSIDLTDLDMGVIVDGLYADHFGEDKTAPENWSPRQASAFLTDLRQAVRGVCDQFALDFGEEAPDLVRLPMVNPPKGKPLPAFLAKMDFWYLRSRDRLFAANADDAFRIGGDNGNSLMALKGEEDSIPYRFYMGPVAGGNPTPGTNSTLSTNSTLSTNPTLSTRTIPSTGPTSEPLTECPRNRVVPSLLPEVLRPDVSVPCEDGDDNPEASYFWNNVRQQWEGRSGHYSFTVVDGHKTLSGLHLTNDQQTQKQQRGAYSLLVSSNGNLIYGASTSYKYVWPRLSGKVSSLLSSDMPSPYKNFPKQPLLEIEFAPDWLKAKKFRQAWYDTQDNLLFLGPETRKDDELVLIGRLDAGRRSGQLTQTGALCFSRKRRKVFFIDKDRAIPAHKPFDGASPFAQELSRLLDIEVSRDGHGLRVYGSGRDDRLTISDFLLDTLYFDRGKGARRLTPNPDRPHDLTLYFDGKGGNDSFSMKFSDLTYCAQVIIKLEMQPAATPPGDNNGQSQRIRIHAPAFQSTLLRDKNDLLILDRFDPKGVLRIKQVWTAPLAPLPKPTGIQFNDARFTLDQLRVEVQANQGIYMPPLAAGTGALPPAPVPATPDRPLFIDVAPGFLLVPKKQADTLKLTVQPVSGAVSGAVNGTTSMTVEGYRFARGSVRVRQLSTEGSKPASGYYNLDFDDGRGCHNCLSPARSTNQTQTIGGHEFTVFEAPAKLNLKNKTKYLAQWNNTLGFPVIGKEQLDDYGPVFDKASPYPVLALDNPAMLDEQPVFGVFYDVDIKALRFAFESTSHRLTVTIWRGQNLIRKGHMNRTDTASLNVLLVDRETGRQTRHKVFPFSLSSLKLVARGDNWALESGDYRFHLGAIDDRILAFERLSPSIVTTLSKAMPFDGFVFAGEQANERIKMMELAERLAPSVPRLFDGAKAASPRMNGNGLNNILYIAPEKAIREVYGHNGNDLFLLGDPDQKGGQANTRKTINRTPVELNGDAGDDIYDIRSSRNATVTDSQGQHTVILSSGSRSNLRSLEGKKSTRLYLTDLEPEEVQFNLRRRTGSSNLNQTTVDNPGSTGLNDTFVVIPHQGAELAVISLSALDSIYFRGRRYTSDPTGWVTGRNRTLAGPGVNRFGPETPEGKIISGQRLAASLMPAGDKKSGTARLRVPETNQGSARIEQHFQQLVQSLAPLNANVMGGEAAFVPEAQNVTSLNMTSPLANTTTLPTT; encoded by the coding sequence ATGCCTAATGTTCCAGCCGCTCAAAATAATCCATTGCCAAAGAAAATACATTTTGTCGTCATCGGTGAGCTGACCAGGGCCCAGGCCTTGAGGATTGAAACCTGGGCGAAGGCCAACCCGAACTGGAGTGTCACATTATGGAAAGATCAGGACAGTTATTTTGACCGTCTTGTGTTGGAGGCAATGTCCAGCGATTTGCTTAAAATTGATGAGTTAAGAGCGAAAAACAAGAGGCAATGGCAAGGTGATTTTTTAGAAAAAAATAAATACAAAAATATACCAGTAGATTTTTATACTGATTTGAAAATATTCAGGCAACGACAGAAACAAATGGAATTGAATATTAATCATCAAGTTACATCTGAAGATAAAACACTATCAGGTGTGATTAAAAACTGGCTGTTTTCCAATCATGGAAAATCTGAAGGTAAAACACGATCAGGTGTGATTAAAAACTGGCTGATTTCCAATCATGGAAAAAGTGAAGAGATACTGGATGATATTGTTCAAGAGCAACAAACTATTTATGACGGACTTAAAAAGAGTAATGTTGATGTTGTTGATTTGAAATCTGTCATTTCTACTTTAAGCCAGGATGAAGAAAAATTATATAAGGACGCCGCTTACACTTATGCTGATTTCACACTAGCCCGGAAACTCATGCAGTTAAAGGTATTACAGGCAAATGGTGGTATTATTGTTGATGCCAATGCTTTTCCAGAAATAAATAGTGATATTTTTTCTGAGAGTAATAGCGGTGACAGTTTATACGCACAATTCAAGAATAGATTTAGTGATAATTCTAACTCCGTCGTCCAGAAAGAAAATATAGTACACGGTTACCGCAATCTTGAAGGGAAGGCCAGGCTTCAAGCGTTGCTGCAAAGGGTTAGTAGTCATTTTGTTAACAGTGAGGCTCCGTTAGAAGAGAATTATCTTTTAAAGCTCAGGAAGTATGGTTACGGTCCTCAGGCAGAATCTATTATCAGGGCATCGGAAAAAGTATCAGAGAATCGTTTTTTTAAACCTTTAGGTACACTGGAGATGGGGGATAAAAAAATCTTGATTGCCGATAGCGTGGGAGGTAATGAGGGGGATATTGATTTTTTGGTAGCTCAGCCTAATGCAGAGGCAATCACTTCCGCTGTGAAACGAATAACTTTATTCATGAAAGTGGAACCCTATGCGTTAGAATTTGGGTTTGAGACTAATAGGAATATAAAATTTGATAAACTTTCAGCTGAAGCTAATAAAGCCGTAAAGGATACTAGAGCTTACTTTAAAAAACAAATCAGTGATAAAAAGCTGAATGAAGAACAGAAAGCAGAATACCTCTTGAGTGTGCTTGATGGATTGTTTCAGCTCAGAAATAGGGGGATTATTCCACCTATAGATCCTTATGGTGATGCATTAGGCCGACGAAGCCTTAATATGGCAGCCCACGCGCTGGGGCAAATGGATACCCGCTATTCTGGTTCGCCCTATATTTATGAACCTGACCGCTCAAAGGGGGGAACTCACGGCATTGACCTGGCTTTAGATATCTCTACTGTAAAAGACACCCCTTATGATCACAAGTTGATTATTTCTGTTACCACCTTTCCTGACATTATGTACGGAGGCGCTTTGTTATTTCAGCGGAACCCTGACCAGTCGTCGTTAGCATTATGGGATAAAAATCAACAGCGCCTTATTACTGTGGCAGGAAAGGAACGAGCGGTAACTGAAAATTCAAAAATCATCGTGTCAGCTCATGGGAATTATTTGAAGATTGGTAGATTGAGTGCCAGTGAAATTGCGGATATTATCGCTAGAGTCGTCCCTCATGGAGGAAGGGTCAAGAAAATAAGATGTATTGCTTGTTCGCTCGAGAAGTTCTCCCAGCTCATTGATCCAAAATGGGAGTCCGCCTCCCAGAAGACCCTTGAGGGCACCTTTGGAGGCTCTTTGTTGCGTGCTCTTGAAAAAAAAGGTATTTCTGCCGGGGTCGTAGTGACTCAGAACAAAAGTACTAGGATGCAACACTTTTTTGGTTACTTATATTCATTTGGGATTGGCAGTGACAATAGTGATTCTTATGTTCAAATGATTCTCAGAAAGCCTGGTAAATCTATTTTTGAAACCAGACTTATTGATGGTGAACTGTCATTAAAAATAAGGCCCGGACAGTTACAATTTAAACCTCATGGCATAGTGAGCAATTCTTATGATAGGAAAGACAGGAAATATTCTCTTACAAGTGATTCCCAACAGACATTTGATTCAGCTCAGCTTTATGAACACCTTCGTCGGGGGAACATTCTTATTCCCGCTACTCTTGAGGTCATTGTCCTGGCGGCAGGGAATGAAGATTTCAATGGCAAGATCATTGCCCTGGGTCAACCCCGGTATGCGGAAGGCTTACAGTGGCTGCTTAATGAGGCAATGGCGCAGACACGTTACGATCTATGGTGTGACGAAACAAGAGAATATCTTGGCCTCGAAATTGACATCATGACCCAAATGATTGCAGAAGAGTATGCTGGGATTTCTGGTTTTTTTAGCAGAATATGGAGTGTCCCACTTACACAATTAAAAAAGAGGATTGCTAACGGACAAATTGAAGTGGTGGTGGGCAGCTTTGAAGACGTGGATGGTATTATTAAAGCCCGGCACCCTGAACCATTCAGCTATGTGTCACAGAGTCCCGACTTTTGCAGGGTTGCCCCCACCCGAAAAAGGCGCTCCGCCTCAACCGCTTCCTGCCGTAATGACCCCGAACCCTTCATCGATTCCCTCAAGCTGCTGTCCGATGATAAAACCCAGATCGTTCTCGATGGTCTGCAAAAGGACATTGCCCTGGTCGATGCCCCGGAAGATAGCGCCCTGTTTAAACTTCAGCAGGAAATAAAAGGCTACCGTCGTAGAGTGGCGCAGGCAGCCCTGAAGCCGTCCCCGGGAAAACACAGCATTATTGCCCTGGACGAGGCGTCTTTTGCGTCGGCTAAAGAACTGGCCAGCAAGCCCGACAGCCGCGCTGAGGCCTTTCAGTTTATTCCCGGCAAAAGCGTGCTGGTCTCAGCCGATGGACTGGTGGTTCCCCTGGTTCAGGGCGGCAGTACCAGCCGGGTCAGCCTGGTGGGCAGCCCCGAATCGTTCGCTGCCGGTCTGGGAGCCCAATGCGTCGGGGACGTGGTGGCCGATGGTCGGGTGGGTCAGCTGGATGCCCTGGTTTCCTCTTCTGCGCAGGCCATCCGTGAAGCCTTTCCAGACAGCCGGCTGCAGGATCTGGCAGCGGTCAGCGACCACCAGGCAGTGAGTCCCCTGACGTCTGCTTTAGCGGCACCCGCTTTTGCTGCCTCCTTTGCCCCCCGGGGGTGGCAGGGACACGGTACGACACTTCGCCGCTACTGGAAGAGTGATGTGCTTGCCCTGCATCCACCACAATCTCAGTCGATTAATGCGGATATTGACAAGCAGTTGCAATTTGAACAGCTGGTCCGGAACTTTTCTGACTGGCTGGCTTCCCCCGAAGTGAATACCCCTGCGGGTTCTGACTATACGCCGTTGCTGACCACGTTAAAAAAAGTGAACAACCAGTGGCACATGGATTTTATCCGGGAGGGTACCAAGACAAAAAAAAACCTGCAGTTTACGAGTACCGCACCCGCAGAGTTAAAAAACTACCTGGACAGTCAAAACAAGGCTATCAAGCCCTCCGGGTTCCGGCATAAGCTAAAAAAACTGTTCAGGCCCACCCGAACCAGTGGTTACGTCTCTGAGGCCCTCTCCCTGGTTGACAGTGTCCAGATGCTGATGATCATCATTCAGCGGGAAGCCTTCTTTGAACAGGTCTCAAAAACCGAGGGAATGTCAGACTCCCTATACCGCGCCCTGGTGATGCACAGTTATGTGAATATGGGGATGGAGGCCACCCAGGCGACGGAACTGGCGGGCCAGGTGGTTAACCTGGTTAAGGACAGCCGCCCAATTAGCCGGATCCTGCCCAGTGAAACAAAAGTGGTGAAACGGATTCCCCCTGGTGGCGCGGGTTCGGCCAAGTCATTGGCGACAACCACCCGGCTAACCCGCTATGGCAAAGCGGTGAAGGCGGTCAAGTTTACCGGCAAGGCCCTCGGGGCGGCCGGTGTTGGATTGATGGCGTTCAGCACCGGGTTAACGGCTTACGAATACTCCCAGATAGAAGACGATGATATTAAGGATTTATACCGGTCAAAACTCATTGTCGAAAGCGTAGGCCTGGCGGCCGCCCTGTTCTCTTTAGTGGCCTCCGGACCGGTGGGGGCGGCCGTCGCGGTAGCGGTTTTCCTGGGGATGCTGATTGCGGAGGCGTTCTTCGCCGGCAAGATGAAAGAAATTGAGATACAGCGGAAGTTGCAGGTGGCCAGGCAAGCCGTAGAAAAGTTCAATGACATATACCGGGAGCTGAACCCGGACAGCTTTTTCCCCATCAGCGAGGAGAACAAAACCAGGGCCCTTGAGGCGGTCAGGAAAATTCTTACCAATCCGAATAAAAGCGATTATGGATGGGTCAATGATGAGTTAAAAGGGGCACTTTATCCCCTGAGCCCAACCGTCGTCGATCGTATCTTTAAAAAAATAAAGGATGAGTTCGGTAGTGACCAGTTTGAGATTAACAACAAAATTTATGATTTTCTGAACCAGGAAGGCCTGATTCCAGAGACCCACAGGGAAACCGCTGATTTCTACTTCAATCCGGCCACGAACCAGACGTTCTCTGTGGGCTTAAAGAAAATTGACCTTCAGGGAAAGCAGCTTGATTATGGCCGAATGTTTTTCAGGCACCAGCACTTTGAAACAAAAAAAAGAGGTACGACGGTGTCTGCGGTGCTGTTCCCGCTGGGTGATTTCACGGATGTTATCTATAGCTATGTGGAGAGCGATTGCAAGGCGGGCAGACGGCTGTCGTTTTATCAGTGTACGGATGGTATTTTCAATGTCACCGGCATTATGCCCGATAAAATAGGCACCGTTATTATGCCGGCCCGGCTGGACTGGGACTTCGGAGGGGAGTATACGGAGTTTGATGATGCCAGAACCATTCCCGACTCAGGTAGCCGGCGCTTTTTCGATGCGATCCACAACTCCGGGGCAAAGATTAAGTATTACGACACAAAAACGGTCAAGGGTGATAACCCAAGGGGAAGCAGCCAGTCTAATACGGTTGAGAAGGGGTATATGATTCAACGGCTTGTCAGGGAAGAGTCCAGGCACACGGACGTACTTTTGAATCTGGACTACGAAGACCATGACATTATATTCCCGCCAAAAATTCGGGAGCCGAGCAATACTGGAAGGGGGCTTCTGTACACCGTTAACGTACCTGACAACAGCAAGAATAATTACCGGCTGATCATCAAGGACAACTGGTCTATTAACCTGAAGAACCTGAAGAACGCCAGGTCGGCTTCGTTTAGCCTGTATTACCATGGGGATCGTGAGGTTCAGTGTATTAATCGATATTACAATTTGTATGAAGGGAAGCATTGCGGTTTTTCACGGACCGACGATGGGTTTACTTTTAAGCTGGGTGGCGCCAGCGTTTATTTTGATCTACCGAAAGACGCCCTCAGCGAGGAAGAAAAAAACCATTACAAGGTCATGATCGTTGATGATAACGCGGGCTTTAAGGTCGCTCCCCTTCACAATAAAGCACCAATAGAGCTGCTCTATTTTATCTCGAAAGGGCCAATTCAGGAGTCGGCACAACGAGTCCGGTATTTCACAGAGATTGAGGCGGCCTTTAACCGTAATGAATACAGTTACGCTTTCCGGCTCAAGCCCGCCCCGAAAGGCAGTACCAGGTATCTTTTCCCTGGCCGGTTCGTGCCGGTTATTTTGCAGAAGACTATACAACGGGTTTTTTTACAGGTCTGGTATGACCGCAGCAACAACATTGAGATTACATTTTGTCGGCAACCGGGTGAAGAGCAGGGGCATATTATCCCTGTTACGGGGGCTCCGAACACGGGATATTATTTCTACAACCGTCACGTCAGGTGGCTGTATTTTGAACCGGCTTCTCTCCAGAGCTCAAGCAGAACATGCCACTACAACAAAACATTCAGCGCTAAAGGCCGCCTTGCACTTAATTATGAAATAAAAAGTTACAAAGTCACTGACGATCCGGAACCGCAGCTGATGGTGATGACCGATGCCGGGGTCTGGTTTACTCTTGAGCGCCCGGTACCGGGGCCGGTTGTTCATCCATTCAACGTAACCCCTGTTTTTATCAGTACGACGTTTTTCACCCATGATAAAGCGTTGGACCAGGTGGCTGATAGCGAGCCCTCCACCAGATTTTTGCCTGTTAATCTTGTCAGAAAAGACAATGCCAGCCACCTGCTCCGCAGTGGCTTTTATGATACAAAAAACAAGGTCGTGATGACGTACCTGTCCAGCGCCATTGATTTTTACGACAAAGAGCAGATGGAAGCCCGGTGCCTGGCAGGCAGCAATGGCCGGAAAGTGATTCGCCTGACGTATAGTGACGCGTCAAAACAGTACCAGCTCGCCTCTGAAGACGATATTGCCCGGCGTCAATCGGTGACAACGGACTGCGTTGAGATAACCGGTTTGGGGGGTGTCTACCTGAAACTGGCCCCGGAGCTGACCCGCTCGATTATCAAAGACCACTCGCCGGTGCACAGCTTCAGAAAAGGAGACACCGTCTACTATGTGATGCACAGCAGCACTGTGGGCGCACTTTATTATGTCTCGATAGAACGGCCCCGGGTGGATTACGCAGACCTGCTGACCACCTCGCCGGGCACGCTGAATCTTGTCACGTTTGGCCGCAGCGCCCTGAATGTCAGGGACGGCAAGGGCGATTTTCTGGACGTCAGATCCCTTAAGAACGGTATCCTGGCCTTTACCCGTAACGGCTATATCCTGATGATCCCCAATGACGCGCTGTTGAACGGTACCCACCTGGGCAGCGCCCCCCTGGAAACTTACCAGTTCACTGGCTGGCATTACGGTTATAGCGACAATGATGAGTCCATTCGATTAAGCCTGCCTTCCTTAGCGGACGCTTCCCGGGAATACTATCAGTTGCCCAAAGACTCGAGCATCGACCTGACTGACCTGGATATGGGGGTCATCGTTGACGGACTGTATGCCGATCATTTTGGTGAGGACAAGACTGCCCCGGAAAACTGGAGCCCCCGGCAGGCTTCTGCATTTCTTACGGATCTCAGGCAAGCCGTCAGGGGCGTTTGCGACCAGTTTGCGCTGGATTTTGGTGAAGAAGCCCCGGACCTGGTCCGACTGCCGATGGTAAACCCACCGAAGGGTAAGCCCCTGCCCGCTTTTTTAGCAAAGATGGATTTCTGGTATCTGCGCTCCAGAGACCGGCTGTTTGCCGCCAATGCCGACGATGCGTTCAGAATAGGAGGGGACAATGGCAACTCCCTGATGGCCCTGAAGGGCGAGGAAGACAGCATCCCCTACCGGTTTTACATGGGTCCGGTAGCCGGCGGGAATCCAACCCCCGGTACCAACTCAACACTCAGCACCAACTCAACACTCAGCACCAACCCTACACTCAGCACCAGAACGATACCCAGCACCGGCCCGACATCGGAACCACTGACCGAGTGCCCCCGGAACCGGGTTGTCCCGAGCCTGCTGCCCGAGGTGCTTCGTCCGGACGTTTCCGTGCCCTGTGAGGACGGTGACGACAACCCTGAAGCAAGCTACTTCTGGAATAACGTCAGACAGCAATGGGAAGGCCGCAGTGGGCATTATTCATTCACTGTTGTCGATGGTCACAAAACGCTCTCCGGCCTTCATTTAACCAATGACCAGCAGACTCAGAAACAACAGCGGGGGGCTTATAGCCTTCTGGTCAGTAGTAACGGTAATTTAATCTACGGAGCCTCCACATCTTACAAATATGTCTGGCCGAGGCTGTCCGGGAAAGTATCGAGCCTGCTATCGTCTGATATGCCCTCCCCCTATAAAAACTTTCCGAAGCAGCCACTGCTGGAGATTGAGTTTGCACCCGACTGGCTGAAAGCCAAAAAATTCCGCCAGGCATGGTATGACACACAGGATAACCTGTTATTCCTGGGGCCCGAAACCCGCAAGGATGATGAACTGGTACTGATTGGTAGACTGGACGCCGGCCGTCGTTCCGGCCAGCTCACGCAAACCGGAGCTTTGTGTTTCAGCCGTAAAAGACGCAAGGTCTTTTTTATTGACAAAGATCGGGCCATACCTGCTCATAAGCCATTCGACGGGGCAAGCCCATTTGCGCAGGAGCTTAGCCGCCTGTTAGACATTGAGGTGAGCCGGGACGGTCATGGGCTCCGGGTCTATGGCAGCGGCAGGGATGACCGGTTAACCATCTCTGACTTTTTGCTGGATACCCTTTACTTCGACAGGGGCAAAGGCGCCAGGCGGTTAACCCCGAACCCGGACCGTCCCCATGACCTGACCCTTTACTTTGACGGCAAGGGCGGCAATGACTCCTTTTCGATGAAGTTCAGTGACCTGACTTATTGCGCGCAGGTGATCATTAAGCTGGAAATGCAGCCTGCTGCAACGCCCCCCGGGGATAACAATGGCCAGTCTCAGCGCATCCGTATTCATGCCCCGGCGTTTCAAAGCACCCTCCTGCGTGACAAGAATGACCTTCTGATCCTTGATCGTTTTGATCCTAAAGGTGTTTTGCGGATCAAGCAGGTCTGGACGGCACCGCTGGCCCCCCTCCCAAAACCCACAGGCATTCAGTTCAACGACGCTCGCTTTACGCTTGACCAGTTACGGGTAGAGGTTCAGGCCAACCAGGGTATTTATATGCCGCCACTGGCGGCCGGCACCGGCGCATTGCCTCCAGCCCCTGTACCTGCCACCCCGGACAGACCCTTGTTCATTGATGTGGCGCCTGGCTTCCTGCTGGTGCCGAAGAAACAGGCAGACACCCTGAAACTAACCGTGCAACCGGTCAGCGGGGCGGTCAGCGGGGCGGTCAATGGCACGACCAGCATGACGGTCGAGGGGTATCGCTTTGCCCGGGGCAGCGTCCGGGTGCGTCAGCTCAGCACGGAAGGGAGCAAGCCCGCTTCAGGCTACTATAACCTCGACTTTGACGATGGCCGGGGTTGCCACAACTGCCTCTCCCCCGCCCGGAGCACAAACCAGACGCAAACCATAGGGGGGCATGAGTTTACGGTTTTTGAGGCACCCGCAAAGCTGAACCTGAAAAACAAAACCAAATACCTGGCCCAGTGGAACAACACCCTTGGTTTCCCGGTGATCGGCAAAGAGCAACTGGACGACTATGGCCCCGTGTTTGATAAAGCCAGCCCTTACCCGGTGCTGGCTTTGGATAACCCGGCCATGCTGGACGAACAGCCGGTTTTCGGTGTGTTTTATGATGTGGATATCAAGGCGCTGCGGTTTGCTTTTGAAAGCACCAGCCATAGGCTGACCGTTACCATATGGCGCGGTCAGAACCTCATACGCAAGGGGCACATGAACCGAACCGACACCGCCAGCCTGAATGTCCTGCTGGTTGATCGGGAGACGGGCAGACAAACACGACACAAAGTCTTTCCCTTCTCCCTGTCATCACTGAAACTGGTTGCCCGTGGCGATAACTGGGCGCTGGAATCCGGTGACTATCGGTTTCACCTGGGTGCCATTGATGACCGGATACTGGCTTTTGAGCGGCTCAGCCCCTCAATCGTGACGACTTTGTCTAAGGCCATGCCTTTTGATGGCTTTGTGTTTGCCGGTGAGCAGGCCAACGAACGGATTAAAATGATGGAGCTGGCCGAACGGCTGGCACCATCGGTGCCCCGGTTATTTGACGGTGCGAAGGCAGCCAGCCCCCGGATGAACGGCAACGGCCTGAATAACATTCTTTATATCGCCCCGGAAAAAGCGATCCGCGAGGTCTATGGCCATAACGGCAATGACCTGTTCCTGCTGGGAGACCCAGACCAGAAAGGCGGCCAGGCAAACACCCGGAAAACCATCAACCGAACTCCGGTGGAGCTTAATGGTGATGCTGGCGATGACATTTACGACATCCGGTCATCACGGAATGCCACCGTCACTGACAGCCAGGGACAACATACTGTTATCCTGTCGTCAGGCTCCAGAAGCAACCTGAGGTCACTGGAGGGTAAGAAAAGCACCCGGCTCTACCTCACTGACCTCGAGCCGGAGGAGGTGCAGTTCAACCTGCGCCGCCGAACCGGTAGCAGCAACCTGAACCAGACGACGGTGGATAACCCGGGCAGTACCGGCCTGAATGATACCTTCGTAGTGATCCCCCACCAGGGCGCAGAACTGGCGGTGATTAGCCTGTCGGCACTGGATAGCATCTACTTCAGAGGGCGGCGTTACACCAGTGACCCCACAGGCTGGGTAACGGGGCGCAACCGGACGCTGGCCGGGCCCGGAGTTAACCGGTTTGGGCCGGAGACACCGGAAGGCAAGATCATCAGTGGCCAGCGCCTGGCTGCCAGCCTGATGCCAGCCGGGGATAAAAAGAGCGGGACAGCCCGACTCCGGGTGCCCGAGACCAACCAGGGTTCAGCGCGGATAGAGCAGCATTTCCAACAGCTGGTGCAAAGCCTGGCGCCTTTAAATGCCAACGTTATGGGAGGGGAGGCTGCTTTTGTGCCGGAAGCGCAGAACGTGACCAGCCTGAACATGACTTCCCCCCTGGCCAACACCACCACGCTGCCAACGACTTGA